A window from Kovacikia minuta CCNUW1 encodes these proteins:
- a CDS encoding ABC transporter ATP-binding protein, producing MDEPLSNLDAKLRAETRSQIVKLQRQLGTTTIYVTHDQTEAMTMGDRIAVMNAGQIQQIASPLELYNRPANRFVAEFIGSPPMNFLLVQFKAPLLITHPQFRLTLPEAWAAVLQPYDGRSLTLGIRPEHLSLSAPAPKNLPVQVDLVEALGSETFVAVRLVGAKDSPLLQARIEPDRSVQIDQQLWLSISPDKIHLFDNETEQALTVGR from the coding sequence ATGGATGAGCCATTGTCCAATCTGGATGCTAAGTTACGGGCGGAGACCCGATCGCAAATCGTCAAACTCCAGCGCCAGTTGGGTACCACCACAATTTATGTCACCCATGATCAAACGGAAGCAATGACAATGGGCGATCGGATCGCGGTGATGAACGCAGGACAGATTCAGCAAATTGCATCGCCACTGGAGTTGTATAACCGTCCAGCCAATCGCTTTGTGGCTGAGTTTATCGGTTCACCCCCGATGAATTTTTTGCTGGTGCAGTTCAAAGCCCCCCTGCTGATTACCCATCCCCAGTTTCGGTTGACGTTACCAGAAGCCTGGGCAGCCGTTCTGCAACCCTATGATGGACGATCGCTGACTTTGGGAATCCGCCCGGAACATTTGAGTCTCAGCGCTCCCGCCCCCAAAAACCTACCTGTCCAGGTGGATCTGGTGGAAGCCTTGGGCAGTGAAACCTTTGTTGCCGTTCGTTTGGTTGGGGCTAAAGATTCACCACTGTTGCAAGCTCGCATCGAACCCGATCGCTCCGTACAAATCGATCAGCAACTCTGGCTGTCGATCTCCCCCGACAAAATTCACCTGTTTGATAATGAAACAGAACAGGCACTTACTGTAGGACGTTAG
- a CDS encoding HhoA/HhoB/HtrA family serine endopeptidase, producing the protein MSLSEERFSPLRQIGTYVLVSILSAVLTLSALWAFPNPLLSRLQAALPSIEAPAAVSSADQSDAAIAPQPISPKAEAIKTITRSFVASAVQRVGPAVVRIDTERTITANPGPVFSDPFFRDFFGDGSFYGQPKEYRQRGEGSGFVIDSNGIILTNAHVVSGADTVMVTLKDGRQLKGKVRGIDEPSDLAVVKVDGKNLPVAPLGRSTDLEVGDWAIALGNPLGLDNTVTLGIISTLNRSSAQIGIPDKRLDFIQTDAAINPGNSGGPLVNDRGEVIGINTAIRADAQGIGFAIPIDKAKAIKDVLAKGEKVQHPYVGVRMLSLTPELARQSNSDPNSPMTVPEIKGVLVVQVIPNSPAAKAGIRRGDVVTEVEGQAVTTAEQLQSAVERSKINQPLKFTLQRGEQTQELTVKPGELQSAAASE; encoded by the coding sequence ATGTCCTTGTCTGAGGAACGTTTTTCGCCCCTGCGGCAAATCGGCACTTATGTTCTGGTGTCTATACTCAGTGCGGTATTAACGCTGTCAGCGCTATGGGCATTTCCGAATCCGTTGCTGTCGCGTCTCCAGGCTGCCCTTCCCAGCATCGAAGCTCCTGCGGCAGTTAGTTCAGCGGATCAGAGTGATGCGGCGATCGCGCCTCAACCCATCTCCCCCAAAGCAGAAGCGATTAAAACGATAACCCGTAGTTTTGTGGCTTCAGCCGTGCAACGGGTTGGCCCTGCGGTTGTCCGGATCGACACGGAGCGCACGATTACAGCAAATCCAGGTCCCGTTTTTAGTGATCCGTTCTTTCGGGATTTTTTTGGTGATGGTTCCTTCTACGGGCAACCGAAGGAGTATCGTCAGCGGGGAGAAGGTTCAGGTTTTGTGATTGATTCCAATGGCATTATCTTGACCAATGCCCATGTGGTTAGCGGTGCAGACACGGTAATGGTGACGTTGAAGGATGGACGCCAACTCAAGGGGAAGGTGAGGGGAATTGATGAACCTTCCGACCTGGCAGTGGTGAAGGTTGATGGCAAGAATTTGCCTGTAGCCCCCTTAGGACGGTCTACTGATTTGGAAGTTGGGGATTGGGCGATCGCCCTCGGCAATCCCCTCGGTTTGGATAACACGGTTACCCTGGGTATCATCAGCACGCTCAACCGCTCCAGCGCCCAGATTGGTATTCCCGACAAGCGTTTGGACTTCATTCAAACGGATGCTGCGATTAATCCCGGTAATTCGGGTGGGCCGTTGGTCAACGATCGGGGTGAAGTGATTGGCATCAACACTGCGATTCGTGCCGATGCTCAGGGGATTGGATTTGCGATTCCGATCGACAAAGCCAAAGCCATTAAAGATGTGCTGGCGAAGGGCGAAAAAGTCCAGCATCCCTATGTCGGTGTCCGGATGTTGAGCCTCACTCCCGAACTGGCGAGGCAATCCAACAGCGACCCTAATTCCCCCATGACCGTTCCCGAAATTAAGGGTGTGCTGGTGGTGCAGGTGATACCCAACAGTCCCGCTGCCAAGGCAGGCATCCGACGGGGGGATGTGGTGACCGAGGTAGAGGGACAGGCAGTAACCACTGCGGAACAGCTCCAGAGTGCGGTTGAAAGAAGCAAAATCAACCAACCCCTCAAGTTCACACTGCAACGCGGTGAACAAACCCAGGAGCTAACCGTCAAACCCGGCGAACTGCAAAGCGCCGCAGCATCTGAATAA
- a CDS encoding RpnC/YadD family protein, whose protein sequence is MRQAIQKVEQISDPATQANRMAASGILAGLKLEEEVIYRLLRRDITQESTVYRSILAEGKAEKQREIAINLLQAGVAVNIIVSTTGLSLEEVQQLQQQLNE, encoded by the coding sequence TTGCGTCAAGCTATCCAAAAAGTGGAGCAGATTTCAGACCCAGCAACTCAAGCGAATCGGATGGCAGCATCAGGGATTTTAGCTGGGTTAAAATTAGAAGAGGAAGTGATTTACCGTCTACTGCGGAGGGACATTACGCAGGAATCTACAGTTTATCGTTCAATCTTGGCAGAGGGGAAAGCAGAAAAGCAAAGAGAGATTGCTATAAATCTTCTGCAAGCGGGCGTTGCTGTTAACATCATTGTTTCTACGACAGGATTATCGCTCGAGGAAGTTCAACAACTTCAGCAGCAATTGAATGAGTAG